In the Paenibacillus sp. FSL R7-0337 genome, CATGGCCTCTGTAACATATTTATCAATCCGCTCCCGCGCATTGCCCTCGGCAACGATCCATTCGGTGACGTCTCTTTCTTCCTCGAGGGCGCCAGAATCCGCCAGCCCTTTGACGTCTTTGTTCAAATCATTCATTCCCTTCTTTGACTTCCTGTGATTCCTTCACCTCGGTGACTTCCTGTTCACCCTTCACTTCCAGCAGCGTGTCCAGAATAATCAGACCCACCCCGACCACGATACAGGAATCGGCCACGTTGAAGATCGGGAACGTATAGCTTCCGAAATTGAACATGAGGAAATCCACAACCTCACCGTTAAGAATCCGGTCCAGGAAGTTGCCGACTGCTCCGCCAAGGACAAGCGCCAGCGCGGTAGGCAGCAGCTTGCGGGTCTTGCGGGCCTTGTTCAGGTACCAGACGATTCCGCATACAACGATTACTGTAATCACAATGAAGAACCACTGCTGCCCCTCCAGAATTCCGAAGGCGGCTCCACGATTGCGGTGCGACGTAATAATGAAGAAATCCTTGATTACCGGAATTTGCTCTGCGAGCTCCAGCCGGGTGGCAATCAGATATTTGGTACCCTGGTCAATCAGAAATACAATTAGCGCAATCAGAAAGTACACCACAGAAGTTGTCACTCCGTTCTTATTTTTCCCGCGGCTACGCGGTACGAATACTGAAT is a window encoding:
- the lspA gene encoding signal peptidase II, yielding MVYFLIALIVFLIDQGTKYLIATRLELAEQIPVIKDFFIITSHRNRGAAFGILEGQQWFFIVITVIVVCGIVWYLNKARKTRKLLPTALALVLGGAVGNFLDRILNGEVVDFLMFNFGSYTFPIFNVADSCIVVGVGLIILDTLLEVKGEQEVTEVKESQEVKEGNE